One Sus scrofa isolate TJ Tabasco breed Duroc chromosome 1, Sscrofa11.1, whole genome shotgun sequence DNA segment encodes these proteins:
- the LOC110257111 gene encoding olfactory receptor 1J4-like, with protein MMTENQSHVYKFLLLGLPIQPEHQGLFFAMFLGMYLTTVLGNLLIILLIRLDPRLHTPMYFFLSHLALTDVSFSSVTVPKMLVNMQTQDQSITYTECITQTYFFMIFVCIDNLLLAVMAYDRYVAICYPLHYGIIMREELCLCLLAGSWILSWANALTHTLLLAQLSFCADNIIPHFFCDLAALLKLSCSDTSLNELVIFTTGAAVVIFPLSGILFSYGHIGVSILKVPSTKGICKALSTCGSHLSVVSLFYGTMMAVYFSSSSSQSHDKHIIASMMYTVVTPMLNPFIYSLRNRDMTLALGILFRKK; from the coding sequence ATGATGACAGAGAACCAGAGCCACGTATATaagttcctcctcctgggtctCCCCATCCAGCCAGAGCATCAGGGCTTGTTTTTTGCCatgttcctgggcatgtacctgaccacagtgctggggaacctactcatcatcctgctcatcaggcttgaccctcgcctccacacccccatgtacttcttcctcagccacctggCCCTCACGGatgtctccttttcatctgtcactGTCCCAAAAATGCTCGTGAACATGCAGACTCAGGATCAATCTATTACCTATACAGAGTGTATAACACAGacatattttttcatgatttttgtttGCATTGATAACCTTCTTCTCGCAGTGATGGCCTACGACAGGTATGTGGCCATTTGTTACCCTCTACATTATGGCATCATCATGAGGGAGGAGCTGTGTCTATGTCTGTTGGCAGGATCCTGGATTCTCTCCTGGGCTAATGCCCTGACTCACACCCTCCTCCTGGCTCAACTGTCCTTCTGTGCTGACAACAtcatcccccacttcttctgtgaccttgctgCCCTGCTTAAGCTGTCCTGCTCAGACACATCTCTCAATGAGCTGGTCATATTCACTACAGGGGCTGCAGttgtcatttttccattgagtggcATCTTGTTCTCTTATGGCCACATTGGGGTCTCTATCCTGAAGGTCCCCTCTACTAAAGggatctgcaaagccttgtccacctgtggctcccacctctctgtggtgtcTCTATTCTATGGGACAATGATGGCAGTGTACTTTTCCTCCTCATCAAGCCAATCCCATGACAAACACATCATTGCTTCCatgatgtacacagtggtcacccccatgctgaaccctttcatctacagcctgaggaacagagacatGACATTGGCTCTGGggattcttttcagaaaaaaataa